CGTTCTCGATGACCGCGTTGAGCGAGGTCACCGCATCGTTGGCCAGCACCTTGACCGTCGGTGTGATGGTGACCTTCTGGCCGCCGAGGGCGCCGATGGAGCACGAGCTCCCGAGCTTGCCGAACAGCAGGGGATAGCCGGTCACGAGGATCTTGGCGCCGGGCGCCGCGACCCTGATCTTCGCGATCGCCCCAGCCAGACCCGCGGCCACGCCCGGCAGCTGTCCGGCGGCGATCCCGAGCGCGACCTGGCACGGACCGCCCGGCAGGGTCGGGTCGGGGTCCGCGTAGCACGTCAGCAGCGTGTCCTGCCACGCCAGGTCGTTGACGCCCGCCGTGATCGTGACGTACTTCGTCGCAGCCCCGAGCTTGCCTTCGGCGATGGCCGCGTCGATCTGGCCGCCCGCGCCTGCGAGGTCTGCGGTCGTCGCGCCCGAGCACGCATAGGACTCCATGCGGAGGATGAGCGGATACGAGAACCTCGACCGCTTG
This region of Microbacterium thalassium genomic DNA includes:
- a CDS encoding SGNH/GDSL hydrolase family protein, which encodes MNKRVISLIAAFALGVAALAAAPPAMAGSAGVSKVAFGDSEASGTGNFAYVDKDCKRSRFSYPLILRMESYACSGATTADLAGAGGQIDAAIAEGKLGAATKYVTITAGVNDLAWQDTLLTCYADPDPTLPGGPCQVALGIAAGQLPGVAAGLAGAIAKIRVAAPGAKILVTGYPLLFGKLGSSCSIGALGGQKVTITPTVKVLANDAVTSLNAVIENVTNPLDAADRVEYVDVAAAFAGHSLCDTRTPWLHGVIGLPVLYDSSLHINVAGQYALAAAVWRQR